The sequence CGGATGCACTTATATAGGTTGGATAGTTCTTTATGAGCAAGTTCTTCGAATACCCCATTCCATAAAACAGCAGAGACAACAAATAGCAAATTGTAGTTATGCTTGGCATTTTCACACCTCCATAAAGTATAACCAAACAGACATTCTTACCCACACATTGACCAATCCCCGGTAATGCACTCGGTACAACCTCCAATATGAATAAGTTTATTCAGACATACCGGGCATTTGTCGTGCCAGATTAACCACTGTTCGCAGGGTTCGATACAACTTGGCTGTCGATTGCATTTCAGACACAAGTCAGTCATTAAGCTCACCTCGCAGTACATGTATTTGATATTATTCGAACCTATGTTCTCATTATATCGAAATACCTACGAATTTCAATACCACTGTGCTCAAAACGAAAATTTTTTATCCGGTTAGTACCCGGGTATAATTTATATACTAAGAAACAAAAATTACATAATTAATTGCTTATTGATTAAGAATTGAGGAGGCTTTCTATGCTTGATGTTTGTCTATTGGGTACCGGAGGGATGATGCCTCTGCCGAACAGATGGCTGTCATCCCTGCTCTTAAGATCCATGGGGAGAATGCTTCTAATAGATTGTGGAGAAGGAACTCAAATCCCTCTTAGGAAAATCAAATGGGGTTTTAAAGGCATTGACGTTATTTTATTTACGCACTATCATGCTGATCACATTTCCGGGTTGCCAGGGATTCTTCTCTCAATCGGCAATTCGGGAAGGAAAGAACCATTAACACTAATGGGACCTCCTGGTATACAGAAAGTAGTTGACTGCCTAACAGTAATTTCACCTGGATTGCCCTATGATTTGTCATTAATTGAGCTATCAGATACTAACAGAACGACGACAATAATGAGTAACATTGAAATTAAGAGCATACCTGTTGAGCATACTCTTCCTTGCTTAGCATTCAGTATTGAGTTTAAAAGACAAGGTAAATTTGATGTTGAACGTGCTAGTAACTTGAAAATCCCTTTAAACTATTGGAATAGTCTTCAAAAGGGCCAGACAATTACATGGGACGGTAAAATCATAAAACCAGAGATGGTTGTGGGCGAAATAAGAAAAGGGATTAAAGTTTCTTATTGCACTGATACACGGCCAACGAATAGCTTAGTCCAATTTATAAGCGAGTCGGATTTATTAGTTTGTGAAGGTATGTACGGTAAACAGTCCGACTTAAGAAAAGCTGAGCAAAAAAAGCATATGCTGTTTTCTGAAGCCGGATTAATTGCAAAACTAGGAAGGGTTAAAGAACTTTGGTTAACTCACTATAGTCCATCCTTGACAAGTCCTGAAGAGTATATAGATCTTGTAAAATCGGTTTTCCCGAATACAATTCTAGGTCAGGATTTGCTTACTAAGACAATAAATTACTTTGAGTGATTTAAAAGGATCTTCTGAAGTTCTGAGACCAAATGTATAAACACGGAGCATAATCTCCCCCCCAAGCTTTGATTTGAGTTTCAAAGCTTGGGGGGGTTGTTTTTAGAGCCCTCAACAAAGCACTTTTTTTAGCTTAATTCAATATAATGACTTAGCAACACTTTCAAGGGATAGCTTGTGCAATTAATCTTTAACTAGCATCTTAAAGACCTTGTTTCGAATGTTTCTTTTTGCAGGGGGTAAAGATGAATAAATTAAAACGCATATCCAACGTCTTCGAATCAGCAGAAGTAATTCCTTTCGACAATTCCTCCAGGTTCATCCTAATGAGCGACGTCCATAGAGGTGATGGAAGCTGGGCTGATGACTTTTTAAAAAACCAAAACTTATATTTTGCAGCCTTAACTTATTACTATAATGAAAACTATACTTACATTGAGATCGGCGATGGCGACGAGCTTTGGAAAAACAAAAGGCTCTCAGACATTATGTACGTTCATAGCAATGCTTTCTGGCTTCTTTCTAAATTTTATAATGAAGGACGGTTACATTTAATCTTCGGCAATCACGATATGATCAAAAGCAAAAATAAATTTGTTAAAAATAATTTATGTGAATCTTATAATGAAAAGGAAAAAAAATATGTTCCCCTATTTGAAAAAATCCACGTCCATGAAGGGCTAGTTTTAAAGCACACTGATACAAATCAAAAAATTCTCCTTATTCACGGCCACCAGGTGAGTTTCCTGGATTATGAACTGTGGAGATTTTCGAGATTTCTCGTAAGATATTTTTGGAGGCCACTTGAATTGTTTGGTGTAAACGACCCTACAAGTACAGCCAAGAACTATGCCAAGAAAGATGCAGTTGAACTAAAACTTTCGGAGTGGGTAATCAGAGAAAAACACATGCTTATAGCCGGTCACACCCATAGGCCTATGTTTCCTGAAGTAGGTGAACCTCCTTATTTTAATGACGGAAGCAGTGTCCACCCTCGAAGTATAACAGCAATTGAAATTGATAGCGGAAATATTACCTTGGTTAAATGGAATGTCAAAACAAAAGACGACGGCACCTTGTTCATAGGCAGAGAAATTCTTGCCGGTCCAAGAAAACTAAGTGATTATCATAATGTAGACTAAAAAAAATGATTATGCCGATTTTCGGCATAATCTTGATGTTCAAGGCTTCCATCACCATTTGTAAGGTTTGGTTTTTACGATGGCCTTCATGGCTTGACGTTATGCCTGGTTATACTGGCCTTGTGCCCTCTTGCTAAAGATGCAAAAACGCCAATAAAACAAAGAATGGTAAAAACAATGAAGCTGGTTCTAGAGCTTCTAAGGAAACTCTCAACATAATATGGAGAATCAAGGGTTAAGCTTTTCATATCAAACGAAGTAATAAGGGCCACAATAGTCATACTCATAGTTTGACCAATAAGTCTCATCGTAGCTAGAGTAGAAGAAGCTACACCATAAAGCGGCCGTTCAACAGAACTCATAACTGCGTTTGTATTGGGCGAAGAAAACAGAGCAAAGCCAAGCCCGATGAAAGCAAGGTTAATTATGATAAACGTAATGGAAGTTACTTCTGTTAAAAAGATAAATAAGAATAGTCCTATTGTTGTTATGCCCATTCCTAAGGAAGCAAGAATCTTAGAATTAATTTTATCAGATAAACGACCAGCTAAAGGTGAAAGAACAGCCATAATAATGGGCTGTGAAAGGAGTATTAAACCCGATTGTGATGTATCTATCTTTTGTACATTTTGAAGATATATTGACATCAAATAGATTAAGGCAAATGTAGCGCTATAGTTTATTAGGGCAGCTAAATTGGAAAAGGAAAAGGCTCTATTTTCAGAAAACATCCGAACAGGCAGTAATGGAAATGAAGTTTTATTTTCGTAAAGTACAAAGGCAGCCAATAAGACGATACCTGTAATAAAGGCAGCGGTGTATTGGGATCCTTCACTGATATCCGATAATCCATAGAGAAACAACAGTATCCCAAATGTCCAAAAAACACTGCCTTTTGTATCAAATTGTTCGTTGTCAGCTCCGACCCACTCCCCTGAGAGCTTCGCAAGAGTTAAGCCAAACACTAGTAAAGCTATTAAAAAATTGAAATAAAATATCCCCCGCCAACTTATAGTACTGCATATTACTCCCCCTAAAACGGGGCCAAGTGAAAGACCAATATAGGTGGTAGCTGCACTTAAGCCCATTGCCCTTCCGCGTTCTTTTGGTGGGACAACTGAGGTTAGAATAGCCATGGAAGTTCCAAAAATCATGGCACTGGCAATTCCTTGTAAAACTCTGAAGATAATTAAAGCAGGGAAGGAAAATGCCAGCCCACACCCTAATGAAGTTACTGCAAAAAAGAACATTCCCATGAGAAATACTTTCTTTCTGCCAATAATATCTCCCAGACGTCCGAATGGCAGTAAAAAGGCAGCACTTGCTAGGAGATAACTGGTGACAACCCAATTTAGACCGGATTGGTCGACTCCATACTCCAGGCCAATCTGCGGAATTCCAAGATTTACAGCATTTCCAGTAAATGGTGCAATAAAAGATGTAATCATAACAATAATCATAGTTATCTTTACAAGTGATGGATTCTGATCCATGTCATTCCCCTCCTTAAATATTTCATTAAATTCATTTAATATCTTCCACAACCTTCTTCAATGTCCTTCAGAACACTAGAATTATTCGATGATAAATCTGCAACCAGTCATTTTTGATCTGATTATTATAATAGTAACCAATTTTCAAAAACCACCGATACTATAGCCCAACACTGTCAATCAACACTAATATTGTCATAATTTTCTCTTGAGAAAAGGGTATACTAAGGCAAATGTATTTGGAGGTTGCAATGGACCGACCAGAATTATATTCTAAAGTTCGTCGGTATATAGCCTATATTAGCCCTTATGGTATTACTCAACTTCAATTTAAGAACCCCTATGTAATAGCTTGGTGGTCCCTTGCCTTCCCCGGCTTAGGTCATATAATGATAGGCAAATACCTTAGGGGATATTTTTTGTTTTGTTGGGAAATTACAATTAATTACTATGCCCATATTAACCTAGCCTTGCTGTATTCCTTTACAGGACAATTCCAAATGGCAAAAGACATTCTTAATATTCAATGGGTACTCTTATATATTCCAACTTACCTTTTCATAGTATGGGATAGTTATCGAAGTACTGTCGCCTTGAATCAACAATATATTCTAGGGGCTAGAGAAAATGCTCAAGTGAAGTCATTTAACATTAGCTTATTTGATATTAATTTCCTCGACAAAAGGATTCCCTGGCATTCGGCGATGTGGTCAGTATTCATGCCGGGGCTAGGACAAGCTTCAAATTGGCTCCCATACGCTTTTTTTATAACAATTTGGTCAATATTTATTATAATTCAGTCCGAGCTATTGCCGGCCATACATTACACTTTATTGGGACAGTTTAACTCTGCTAAAGCTATTATCGATCCCCAATGGTTCTTAAACTTACCAAGTATTTATTTTTACTCTATTTATGATGCCTATGCTAAAACTGTTTCTCTCAATAAACTTTTCGATTGGGAACAGGCTAAATACTTAAAAAATAATTATCAATCTAAAGAATTCCTCATGCCCTTTTGTAAAGGTGATGAAAGAGGGAAAACCATGTATATTGTCTCAACATTTGATCATTCAACTTATCTTGAATTGGCTATAACGGCTATACAAATGAATGGAGTTCCTAAAGAGAACATTCTTGGTGTATCAATGGAAAAACGGGACGAGGAGAGCAAGCTTTTTGATACTATTCATTCCTCAGATGGTTTAAGCCTATTTGATTTACCCATAATTCTTGCAACCTTATTTTGTCTCTTTGGGAGTATTTATGGTTTCGTATTAACCTGGGGCCCGATTCTCTGGGGGATAATCGGTATTATCCTTGGATTTACGGCCGGCTTAATTATAAGGCTTATAATTAGAAAAGACGTCGCTGGCAGACAGAAAAAACAGCGGTCACCAGAGGTCGTATTAATAATTGAATGTGAGGAACACCAATTGGAAGTCGTTAAAGACTTACTGTGGCAGAACCATGCTCTTGGTGTTAGAAAACTTATTCTTAATTAAAAATCATCTTCAAGAAATGTGGCGAATTCCTCCAAGCCTGTCTAACTTAAAAAGCTTGATCACATTAATAAGGTTATTTATTTAACCTTCATTCCAGGGTTATGAAATTTCTTTTCTAAATTTTCTAAACCATCCAAATTACATAGGATTATTTATCTTCTTTGTAGAACATTTCCATTAAACACTTACAAGGAGGATGAACCCTATGGCTAATATTTTAATCATTTCCTGTTCTAAAATCCGTGATGTGAGTTGTATTGCTTGCTTAAAATGTTTTAAGGCAGCTGCTCTAAAAGATGGTGAATTTGCTAAGTATGACACAGTTCAAATTGCGGGACTCAGTGGTTGTGGTGATTGCCCTGGCCTAGTTATGCCTAAGGTTGGCTTAGTTATGGAAATGGCTGATTATTTATATCAGGATATTGATGCTATTCATATTGGTACCTGTGTGGTTCGAGCTGGAAGCACAGCTGCCTGTCCCATCGATATAGATAGTATCAAGGTGAAACTAGAAGGGAAATACGGAAAACCAGTAGTTATAGGCACTCATAACTATTAAATGACAAAATCGCCCTGAGAAAATTAAATAGAGCATAGCAGCCATATTTAAAGAACTACAAACTATCCAAAATGCGTTGGTAGGAGAAATTCTCTTCTTAACCAACGCATTTATGTATTTTATATGGAGCTTCGCTTACATAGAACCATTGCAGCTGGAAACATTAATAATGAGGTGATTAAAATGAATAAACTATATGGTAAAATAATGACCAAAGACGCCTTCCTAAATAATGCCCCATATGCTAAAGAACCATATGAGGGCATTATGGTAAGCCTTGATACAGAGAATAATCAATATAAGATCGCTGTACAGTTAAGCGAAAACCAAGTACTGCTGGTCGACAAGGTAAAAGATACGGAAGTTCAGGAGCGGTTAATTCAGTGGATACCGCGTGTCAATGAAATCCAGCTTCAATACGGAGTTGATAATGATTTAGAAAACTATTCAAGGTAATAGACTCTTAATTTTTAGAGTTTCAGCCTAATTCCTAGGTAATGATCACTTATAATTGGAGCTCATAAGCTGCTTATAAACAGCATTACGAGCTCCATATCTTTCTTCTCTCTTACATGCTAAATACTTGTAATCTCTAGATTATACTACTGTTAATGTAAAGGTAGTGGTGTCGAAGAACGATCCACAAGATACATTAACGATTGATAGCTTATTCCGCTATGTAACGATAGACCTATCTCACATGTTCTGCTATTAGAATAACCCGAAGTACATCCCTCCGGAATTGAGGGTTTAAGCCCAGCCAAGGCGGAACGGTTCAGTTCAGGGTATGAAAACCCCTTATCCCCAGCAAATCCGCAACAATGTACATCATCCGGCATCACTACTTTTTCTGCACAGGCCTCAGCTATGGCTTTAAATTTATCACTGAGATGCATTTTTACAGAACTACAGGTTACATGAACAGCCACAGTCTCAGGAAGCTTTCTCAATTTCAAGCGATTAAGCAAGAAATCATGGGTAAACTCTACGGAATCATGCAGCTCAATTCCAGACTTAAAAGCTCGTTTCATTCGATAGAGACAGGGGCTGGTGTCGCAAAGAATGGGGTATTTTCCATTTTCACTCGCTTTGAGCAGTACTTTCTCAAGCTCCTCACTTTTCTCATCAGCAATATCGAAGAAACCTTTGCTTTCCCAGGGCATACCACAGCACAGGTTGTCCATGTTTGGTGGGTAGATAATTTCATATCCAGCTTTGTCCAATAAAGAACTCATCACTTCGTGAAGAGGTCTTTGATCCCTATCCTTACTAGCAGGACCCATAGAGCGGCTAATACAGCTTGGAAAATAGACTACCTTTAAGAGGTCTGGGTTCATCGAAGCCGTTCCAGACGATTTCATACCCCGTGCTGTATTACCGGCTGGCATCTTGGGATTAGAGCCCCGACCAGGCATCCAAGGGTTCCAGTTGGGAATTCGATTCTTTGTGAGGGTGTGAGCCTTTGTTGCCAGTGTATCCATCAATCCAGTTCCCAGTAGTGAATGGGCCACATCTACGGCACCAAGTCCAAAGCGCATAAAAGTAGTAACCCCATTCATGTTTTTGGACAGACGTTGGGCAATAAAGCGAGCGGTGGGCGTAATGGCCTGTGAACGCAGGTATTTAGAATTATCTCCGGTATTAATAGAAAGGGGACATGATTTGGCACAGAGTCCGTCTGTAGCACAGGTTGCATTGCCGGCGTAGTCATAATCCTTAAGTAAACGCATTAAACGCTGGGGTTCTTTTCCTGTCCGTTTCAGAAAGGATATTTCACGTTGCAGGATAATCCTCATTCGCGGAGTTGTTGTAATATTCTTCGAGGGACAAATATCTTGACAAAAACCACAGTTTGTACAGCGATCAATCGTTTCATGAGACTCTGGCATCATTTTTAAGTCTTCCAAATAGACATTCTGATTATCATTGATAACTACTCCGGGATTTAACAGGCCCTGAGGATCAAAGGCGGATTTTATCCGTTTCATGAGCTGATACGCCTTACTCCCCCATTCCAGCTCCACAAAAGGCGCCATATTCCGACCGGTGCCATGTTCGGCCTTCAATGAGCCATCATATTTTTTGACAACTAGTTCATTAACCTCGTTCATAAGTCCTGCATATCGGTTAATTTCTTCATCCGTCTCAAACTTCGGTGTGAAAATAAAATGCCAATTCCCATCTAAAGCATGACCATAAATAATAGCATCCACATAGCCAAATTTGTTAAGAATATTTCTTAGATCCAGTGTGGCTTCAGCTAATCTTTCTAAAGGAAAAGCTACATCTTCAATAATTACCGCTGTGCCTTGTTCTCGCACTCCACCCACTGCAGGGAAAATCCCTTTGCGAATCTTCCAATAAGTTTCATACTCGGATTTTATGGTTGTAAAGTCAATGGGCAAAACTGTTGTAATAACCTTAAGACGTTCTTTAACTTCGCCAATCCGTTTTTCAAGAACCTCCCGATTTTCTGCACGAACCTCCACTAGGAGTGCGGTTGCCGTTTCTGAAAGAGTTCTTAAGTAATTGGGCATACCCGGCTCCTCTTCCATGGTTTTAAGGGAAGCTCTGTCCATCATCTCAGCAGCCGACACCAAATCCCGATTCAGTTTCATTACAGCTCGACAGGCATGATCCATATCCGGATATATAATTAAGGCAGATGCTTTATGCTCATGTTCAATAACTGTTTTATAGGTTATTTGAGAGATAAACCCTAAAGTTCCTTCCGAACCAATCATAACATGCTTAATAATCTCAATAGGATCCTCAAAATCAACAAAGGCATTTAGACTATAGCCAGTAGTATTCTTAATCTTATACTTCTTTTCAATCATCATAGTTAGCTCCGGGTCAGCCTTAAGCTCATCCCGAATGCTCTCTATTTGTAGGATAAGCTCCGGTTTACTTTGAAGAAAGGCTTTACGAGAATTAGGATCTGCTGTATCGAGAATCGTTCCATCGTCAAAAATGATTCGCATATCTTCAACTGTTTTATAGCTATTATCTGCAGTACCACAGCACATACCGCTGGCATTATTGGCGGCTATCCCACCGATCATGCAATGATCGATGGACGCCGGATCCGGGCCGATCTTCCTGCCATAGGATCTTAAGTACCGGTTTGCCTCTACTCCGAGAATCCCCGGTTCGAGGGTTATTTTCTTTCCTTCTTCCAAAACATCATAGTGCCGCCACGCTCCTTGCACCATGAGTAAGACAGAATCGGTTAAAGCTTGCCCCGATAAACTAGTCCCTGCACATCTAAAAGTAACTGGTGTCTTAAGATTCTGCGCAATTTTTAAAATTGCCGACATTTCATCATTGTTAAGAACCTTAACCACAACTTTAGGAATTAACCGATAAAAACTGGCGTCAATGCCAAACCCTAAAGTATAAAGTGGATCAATAAAGACCCGCTGGTAGGGAATGAACCGGGTTATTTCTCGGTAAAACTCTTGATAAGCTTTAGGAAGCGAGCCCAGATCCTCTTGTTTATAGGAAAGATTGCGTGGGTCTTTAGGATTTAAAGGATATAATATTTGTCGTGTGCCGCTACGTCGATGAGTCAAATCAGTCACTCCTTCAGACAAGTTTATTATCTAGTCTTTGCAAACTTAAGACGTCCAATTCTTCATCAGCATTTTCTTAGGCCAAAAACAGCTAGCAGCCTGTATGAAGCAGGACTGCTAGCTGTTGAAATCAAGACTTAAACTCTATTACTATCCCTATTTCTTACTCACTCATTTCTAATTCCGATCATCCAATTTAAAGTAAACATAAAAGGTAGAACCAGAAGGACTGGTTTCAACACTTATCCTTCCATTGTGTCGAGAAACTATGCCGTAACACGCAGTTGGTTTGTTACGATTTATGATTATGTTGTCCAAAACAACAGTATCCATGACCCTGCCACTCTTTCCCCAGACCCATTGTTACCCAATAAAACATTAGGTATTGGATAATTAAAATACACACTCCACCCTAACTTTACGCCTCGTAATTCAGGTTGTTTTAACGACTCGTTCAGGTTTATCACAATCATTCTCGCCAATGAACAAAGGCTCAAGTCCTATATCGGCTAGAATAGTTTCAATTATATGCTTTTCTTGTGCAGTCATACTCTCTCCTCCCAATATACCTGACTATTTTGAATTTTCATATTAAATCGGACCATATTATTGTAATCTAAGAAAGGGTATAGATAAAGCGAAATCTTTGTCACAATTTGTAAACTTAGAGGAATAAATATATAAACCCTTAATAGATCCACTAACCATTAAGTATGTAGATTTTAGCTTAATGTAGTAGTTTTAAGATTTCTATATAACTATATATACTCTTTAGAACTCATCTTGGTACCAAAAACGAACCCCAGTGGAGTTTTAAAAATTCCTATTCTCCCTATATTTAATAAAAATTTAAATTTTACGGCATACTTAATTCGAATCGTAAAAAGGGAGCGTTAAACAAATGAAGAAAGATAGGTTTGTTGCTGGAGGCATTGCAGGATTTGTAGCCAGTGTTACCTGTGATCTAGTCGGGATTATTTATAAAGCATTAGGCTGGACTGATAGGGCTTTCAACGATTACGCTACAATTGTACTTACAAATCAGATATTTTCCAAGCAAGGTTTTTTGGGTCTAGTCCTTTCAATAATTAGCCATGGAGCTGTGTGTATGATGCTTGGTATAGTCTTCGCCTATTTATTAATGTTTACTTCAAGTAATTATTTATATCTAAAAGGTTTAGGATACAGTTTAGCTATTTGGTTATTACTCAATACATTTGGTACATTACTAAAGCTTCCTCTCTTTATAAATATGCCCCTTAACGTAGCATACTCAACACTTTCTACTGCCCTAATTTATGGTCTAATGGTTTCCTTTACCTTAAGGATCATTGATAAAAGAATGCACTTGCTCTAGAGATAAAGATATGTTAAAAGAACCTAGGTAATTTTAAGATATTTAACTCATATCAACGCAATTTTAATATTCTCAAATTGAGCAACTTTGCTAATCAAAAAGTGATGTACCAAATTCAGGTACATCACTTTTCAAAAGATATTGGCCCTTTGGGTTTTGATGCGAATCCATTTATCCACGATCTTATAAAATTCTTCCGCATCAATTGGTTTTACTAAATAATCATCCATGCCGGCACTAAGGCATTTTTCTCTATCACCGACCAGAGCGAAAGCTGTCGTAGCTATTATCGGCGTATGCTTTTTTAATGGTTTTTCTGTAGCTCTGATTATTTTTGTAGTCTCAAAACCACTTATATCAGGCATTTGAATATCCATTAATATTAAATCAAAACATTGGCTTTTCAAAGTCTCAATTGCTTCAGTTCCACTTTTGGCAATCATCAAACTGATATTCTTTCGTTCACAAAGCTTTTTTATAAGAACTCCGCTTACATAATCATCTTCAACCAATAAGGCTGAGGAATATATTGGAATCAGGGCCTTAGCATTAGGGCTGTGATTGTCAAACCTTTCAAAATTCCGAGATTGTGTCAAGATTACACTAAATGAAAAATTACTCCCAACTCCTGCCTGGCTTTCCACACTA comes from Desulfosporosinus meridiei DSM 13257 and encodes:
- a CDS encoding ribonuclease Z, producing MLDVCLLGTGGMMPLPNRWLSSLLLRSMGRMLLIDCGEGTQIPLRKIKWGFKGIDVILFTHYHADHISGLPGILLSIGNSGRKEPLTLMGPPGIQKVVDCLTVISPGLPYDLSLIELSDTNRTTTIMSNIEIKSIPVEHTLPCLAFSIEFKRQGKFDVERASNLKIPLNYWNSLQKGQTITWDGKIIKPEMVVGEIRKGIKVSYCTDTRPTNSLVQFISESDLLVCEGMYGKQSDLRKAEQKKHMLFSEAGLIAKLGRVKELWLTHYSPSLTSPEEYIDLVKSVFPNTILGQDLLTKTINYFE
- a CDS encoding metallophosphoesterase, which translates into the protein MNKLKRISNVFESAEVIPFDNSSRFILMSDVHRGDGSWADDFLKNQNLYFAALTYYYNENYTYIEIGDGDELWKNKRLSDIMYVHSNAFWLLSKFYNEGRLHLIFGNHDMIKSKNKFVKNNLCESYNEKEKKYVPLFEKIHVHEGLVLKHTDTNQKILLIHGHQVSFLDYELWRFSRFLVRYFWRPLELFGVNDPTSTAKNYAKKDAVELKLSEWVIREKHMLIAGHTHRPMFPEVGEPPYFNDGSSVHPRSITAIEIDSGNITLVKWNVKTKDDGTLFIGREILAGPRKLSDYHNVD
- a CDS encoding MFS transporter; the protein is MDQNPSLVKITMIIVMITSFIAPFTGNAVNLGIPQIGLEYGVDQSGLNWVVTSYLLASAAFLLPFGRLGDIIGRKKVFLMGMFFFAVTSLGCGLAFSFPALIIFRVLQGIASAMIFGTSMAILTSVVPPKERGRAMGLSAATTYIGLSLGPVLGGVICSTISWRGIFYFNFLIALLVFGLTLAKLSGEWVGADNEQFDTKGSVFWTFGILLFLYGLSDISEGSQYTAAFITGIVLLAAFVLYENKTSFPLLPVRMFSENRAFSFSNLAALINYSATFALIYLMSIYLQNVQKIDTSQSGLILLSQPIIMAVLSPLAGRLSDKINSKILASLGMGITTIGLFLFIFLTEVTSITFIIINLAFIGLGFALFSSPNTNAVMSSVERPLYGVASSTLATMRLIGQTMSMTIVALITSFDMKSLTLDSPYYVESFLRSSRTSFIVFTILCFIGVFASLARGHKASITRHNVKP
- a CDS encoding CGGC domain-containing protein — translated: MANILIISCSKIRDVSCIACLKCFKAAALKDGEFAKYDTVQIAGLSGCGDCPGLVMPKVGLVMEMADYLYQDIDAIHIGTCVVRAGSTAACPIDIDSIKVKLEGKYGKPVVIGTHNY
- a CDS encoding FAD-binding and (Fe-S)-binding domain-containing protein — translated: MTHRRSGTRQILYPLNPKDPRNLSYKQEDLGSLPKAYQEFYREITRFIPYQRVFIDPLYTLGFGIDASFYRLIPKVVVKVLNNDEMSAILKIAQNLKTPVTFRCAGTSLSGQALTDSVLLMVQGAWRHYDVLEEGKKITLEPGILGVEANRYLRSYGRKIGPDPASIDHCMIGGIAANNASGMCCGTADNSYKTVEDMRIIFDDGTILDTADPNSRKAFLQSKPELILQIESIRDELKADPELTMMIEKKYKIKNTTGYSLNAFVDFEDPIEIIKHVMIGSEGTLGFISQITYKTVIEHEHKASALIIYPDMDHACRAVMKLNRDLVSAAEMMDRASLKTMEEEPGMPNYLRTLSETATALLVEVRAENREVLEKRIGEVKERLKVITTVLPIDFTTIKSEYETYWKIRKGIFPAVGGVREQGTAVIIEDVAFPLERLAEATLDLRNILNKFGYVDAIIYGHALDGNWHFIFTPKFETDEEINRYAGLMNEVNELVVKKYDGSLKAEHGTGRNMAPFVELEWGSKAYQLMKRIKSAFDPQGLLNPGVVINDNQNVYLEDLKMMPESHETIDRCTNCGFCQDICPSKNITTTPRMRIILQREISFLKRTGKEPQRLMRLLKDYDYAGNATCATDGLCAKSCPLSINTGDNSKYLRSQAITPTARFIAQRLSKNMNGVTTFMRFGLGAVDVAHSLLGTGLMDTLATKAHTLTKNRIPNWNPWMPGRGSNPKMPAGNTARGMKSSGTASMNPDLLKVVYFPSCISRSMGPASKDRDQRPLHEVMSSLLDKAGYEIIYPPNMDNLCCGMPWESKGFFDIADEKSEELEKVLLKASENGKYPILCDTSPCLYRMKRAFKSGIELHDSVEFTHDFLLNRLKLRKLPETVAVHVTCSSVKMHLSDKFKAIAEACAEKVVMPDDVHCCGFAGDKGFSYPELNRSALAGLKPSIPEGCTSGYSNSRTCEIGLSLHSGISYQSLMYLVDRSSTPLPLH